In Paenibacillus sonchi, a single genomic region encodes these proteins:
- a CDS encoding YhgE/Pip domain-containing protein, with amino-acid sequence MSLLKSKLIVTLPVIVIAVIFIFSLAMIPSLNPAPRNLPIAIVNEDQGLATPEVIQSETWANPDGEPAVKWIEVGSEAEVKAGLDNQKYYAALVISKGFSEKQASLMTPDPSSPRVQIYINQGMNASASSMAGQMLNQAVHGMNEKLRAELLAAIGQQGGMLSTKQAAALASPIVSETINVNETGTHNGNGNSPVLMLQPLWMASLIGNVVFLLVKNKQNYVNRKERVRANIIQIIWGTVIALAAGFSFTWFAGSLGVHISHFTDTAIFLAIAYLAFFLMIAAVFAWIGLKGMIIFVLLLFFGAPLLSFGSEFLSPFYRDWILSWLPMRYMVDGLRELLFFGQRLRMNHPTIILIWIGTGGLLVLLASAFRRSSTP; translated from the coding sequence ATGAGTTTATTAAAAAGCAAATTAATTGTTACTTTACCTGTTATCGTTATTGCAGTCATCTTCATTTTTAGTCTGGCTATGATTCCTAGCCTCAATCCGGCTCCCCGGAACTTGCCCATTGCCATTGTGAATGAGGATCAAGGCTTGGCAACTCCAGAAGTAATTCAGTCAGAAACCTGGGCTAATCCGGATGGAGAGCCAGCGGTTAAATGGATCGAAGTGGGCAGTGAAGCAGAAGTAAAAGCGGGACTTGATAACCAAAAATATTATGCTGCATTGGTGATTTCCAAGGGGTTCAGCGAGAAGCAGGCATCGCTTATGACGCCGGACCCTTCTTCACCCCGGGTGCAGATTTACATCAACCAAGGTATGAATGCATCAGCATCTAGTATGGCTGGGCAAATGCTGAATCAGGCGGTTCATGGCATGAATGAGAAGCTGCGTGCCGAGCTATTAGCGGCTATTGGTCAACAGGGCGGTATGCTCTCGACAAAACAAGCCGCTGCATTAGCTTCACCCATCGTTAGCGAAACCATTAATGTGAATGAAACCGGTACGCATAATGGAAACGGGAATTCACCGGTTTTGATGCTACAACCTTTGTGGATGGCGAGTCTAATCGGAAACGTGGTTTTCTTGCTTGTCAAAAATAAACAAAATTACGTGAATCGTAAAGAGCGGGTCCGGGCGAATATAATCCAGATCATTTGGGGAACGGTCATCGCTTTGGCGGCTGGATTTAGCTTCACTTGGTTCGCCGGGAGCTTGGGGGTACACATTTCTCATTTCACGGATACCGCTATATTTCTGGCAATTGCTTATTTAGCATTTTTCCTCATGATAGCTGCTGTTTTCGCTTGGATTGGATTAAAAGGCATGATTATTTTTGTGCTGCTCCTATTCTTCGGCGCGCCTCTCCTTAGTTTCGGTTCAGAGTTTTTATCTCCGTTTTACCGCGATTGGATACTATCGTGGCTGCCGATGCGTTACATGGTAGATGGGCTGCGTGAGTTGCTTTTCTTTGGGCAAAGGCTGCGTATGAATCATCCGACAATTATCCTAATCTGGATCGGCACTGGCGGCCTGTTGGTCTTGCTTGCCTCTGCCTTCAGACGTTCCAGTACACCTTAA
- a CDS encoding HIT family protein — MEKNNECMYCMEDERRDNLMIEVAQLEDSTVFLFKEQSYKGRCNVVYKDHVKELFQLTSAELSAFMNDVQKVAAAMNKAFGPDKLNYGAYGDKLHHLHMHIVPKYADQKDWGSTFEMNPGLTYLSDEEYAEMIAEIKKHL; from the coding sequence ATGGAGAAAAATAACGAGTGTATGTATTGTATGGAGGATGAAAGACGGGACAACCTTATGATTGAGGTGGCTCAGCTGGAGGATTCAACCGTGTTTCTGTTCAAAGAGCAATCGTATAAAGGCAGATGTAATGTCGTGTATAAAGATCACGTAAAAGAGTTATTTCAGCTTACCTCAGCGGAATTATCCGCATTCATGAATGATGTCCAAAAAGTGGCCGCTGCTATGAACAAGGCTTTTGGGCCTGATAAACTGAATTATGGAGCTTACGGAGACAAACTGCATCACCTTCACATGCACATCGTCCCTAAATATGCCGATCAAAAGGACTGGGGCTCCACCTTCGAAATGAACCCGGGTCTGACGTATTTAAGTGATGAAGAATATGCTGAAATGATCGCGGAGATTAAAAAACATTTATAA
- a CDS encoding TetR/AcrR family transcriptional regulator, giving the protein MSKKTDLRILRTKQSIRTAFIALIQEKGYEAITIQDIADRAMINRNTFYLHYENKPDLLNTYMDELLGELKNAVVLCPISMNPYSIAILETVMQTVLEHISRNTSFYYAMLIEENRIYQFRAKMENIIKDKLNEGWNPAAGNSPLAISKELLLEYLVSSFMGIIIWWVKNEQPLPAGEVSSQFSRLVAYGHLKAAGIAYEE; this is encoded by the coding sequence ATGAGCAAAAAAACTGATTTAAGGATACTCCGCACTAAACAATCGATTCGAACGGCGTTTATTGCGCTTATTCAGGAAAAAGGCTATGAAGCGATAACGATTCAGGATATTGCCGATCGGGCTATGATCAATCGAAATACGTTTTATCTCCACTACGAAAACAAACCTGACTTATTAAATACATATATGGATGAGTTGTTGGGCGAATTAAAAAATGCAGTGGTTCTTTGTCCAATCAGCATGAATCCTTACAGTATTGCTATACTCGAGACAGTTATGCAAACTGTACTGGAACATATTTCACGCAACACTTCTTTTTACTATGCCATGTTAATTGAAGAGAATAGAATCTATCAGTTCCGGGCGAAAATGGAGAATATCATTAAAGATAAACTAAATGAGGGGTGGAATCCTGCAGCGGGAAATTCCCCTTTAGCGATATCTAAGGAATTGCTGCTCGAATACCTTGTATCGTCTTTCATGGGGATCATCATTTGGTGGGTTAAAAACGAACAACCTCTTCCTGCGGGTGAAGTATCGTCTCAGTTCAGCAGACTCGTGGCCTACGGGCATTTGAAAGCTGCCGGCATCGCTTATGAGGAATAA
- a CDS encoding S-layer homology domain-containing protein produces the protein MRKLINKSLSMALVLIMVLGFATNGVQALAENTNGEMLQSQANQPFTLLEGNSVWKYADDGTDQGTVWQAVYDDSNWNTGQAPLGYKDNGTGVSTTVFGGLKTNISYGSNKSDKYRTSYFRTNINVNLEQLKDFQKFEGTIAFDDGIVLYLNGTEIYREGMPAGAIDYLTQSTYANGDPNVSKVNLTDLVKANLKDGNNEFAAEVHQANATSSDLYWDMSLTAYPAADPVQPGKGKPESIALTFNGNPQTSMGFAWYTPETVTGTKLEVVEASKVTDSGFPADGLLTFEGTSVVASVYQSKADKSAGDASAISSHKVIADNLRPGTKYAYRAGDGQDGNWSGIGTFTTEAADNSSYQFIYTTDSQGTTEPDFDIWNHTLQEGVSKFPEAEFILNSGDLVDNGDLEEQWGWFFGKPKDILENIPLVPLVGNHESKNYSNYTGHFNLPNVSNTGAKPDGSVYSFNYGPAHFMVLNTEYYGTSSNALNNEIYYKQVEWLRSEVAKSDKKWKIVLLHKSPYSVANHTNDKDVLFYRSELTKVFDELGIDMVIGGHDHTYARSYQMLNNVPLTDVVPDSAGKVTDPDGTLYLITNAAGNKKYNVASGPFPFAAKYGQPGKEMFTGFTVTENELSYKAYTTTTGGTTDLYDEYSIHKSDAAVPGVRNAQMVAGADGKITLTWEAPDTELPVSGYRVYEQNDLLGANWNTLVSTESGKTAYSYTVDNSDPAQNYQFVIKAVSGRNHSEAVIAGQPAVSKVTVTFHGDPLSSKGFTWYTPLISKKSDLQVVELTQDTPDFTNAKSFSGRSAVSTNAKEEMVHKAEATGLKADTSYYFRVGDKSLGIWSAAGTFRTAPESGAFTFVDLADTQAKSEDEAILSSQTLAKALATVPDAHFVVHNGDIVDTGTKETQWDWLLGHSQNSLLHTTIAPSAGNHEDEANAFYEHFNIQEAPGSATETGAYYSYDYSNAHFVVLNSNEDSDLYANFSADQVEWLKADVQSAQKAGARWIIVNIHKGPYTTSNHATDKDIIGANGVRTKIAPLMAELGIDFVLQGHDHIYARTKPIKADGTAAATQKITETLNGSTVEYTVNPDGSIYLIPATAGAKVYYKNQKPELGKAYYDLFEAADENHAAPYGPDPSDSSRPKRGQIQNFVGITVNGDKLTAVSYEIDQNKNDAKPYIIEQFGIIKKKSDGGGTPTPEVPTPAPATPTPAPAAPTPTPTATPVPGGSTGWTPVSTPAPTPTPTPTPSASPTPAPTAAVPSSSPAGSVDRPSTNPVLTDIGTHWAASAIQKALEAGFVNGYADNTFRPNREVNRAEFITMLARALKLPDNSSTGAFKDMDKIPVWARPYAAQAVSAGIVSGYADGTFRPEQKLTRSELTVMIVRALGIKVDTQAKLTFTDAGDVPKWAAPYIAAAVDKSLVNGTGQNKFAPHRVATRAEAVTLIVNLLENPIE, from the coding sequence TTGAGGAAACTTATTAACAAGTCACTTTCAATGGCGCTGGTTTTGATCATGGTATTGGGCTTTGCGACCAATGGAGTGCAGGCTTTGGCAGAGAATACCAACGGGGAAATGCTGCAGAGTCAGGCAAATCAGCCTTTTACATTGCTGGAAGGAAATTCAGTATGGAAGTATGCTGATGATGGAACCGATCAAGGCACAGTGTGGCAGGCAGTCTATGACGATTCCAACTGGAATACGGGACAGGCTCCTTTGGGATACAAGGATAATGGCACTGGAGTCAGTACCACCGTATTTGGTGGTCTGAAGACCAATATAAGCTATGGCAGCAATAAATCGGATAAGTACAGGACTTCGTATTTTCGTACGAATATCAATGTGAACTTGGAGCAATTAAAAGATTTTCAGAAGTTCGAAGGAACGATTGCATTTGATGACGGTATCGTCTTGTATTTGAACGGTACTGAAATCTACCGTGAAGGCATGCCTGCGGGAGCGATTGATTACTTAACCCAGAGCACTTACGCCAATGGAGATCCCAATGTCTCCAAGGTTAATCTGACTGACCTTGTGAAGGCGAATCTCAAGGATGGCAACAACGAATTTGCAGCCGAGGTTCATCAAGCAAATGCAACCAGTTCGGATCTGTATTGGGATATGAGCCTGACAGCCTATCCGGCGGCTGATCCTGTGCAGCCTGGCAAAGGCAAGCCGGAATCCATCGCACTGACCTTTAACGGGAATCCGCAGACCAGCATGGGGTTTGCCTGGTATACCCCGGAGACGGTGACAGGCACGAAGCTGGAAGTGGTGGAAGCCTCCAAAGTGACTGACAGCGGGTTTCCTGCGGATGGACTGCTGACCTTTGAAGGAACTTCGGTTGTTGCCAGCGTCTATCAGTCCAAAGCGGACAAGTCTGCCGGGGACGCTTCAGCCATATCCAGCCATAAAGTAATTGCGGACAATCTTCGCCCGGGCACAAAATATGCTTACCGGGCCGGTGATGGGCAAGACGGCAACTGGAGTGGGATTGGAACCTTCACAACAGAAGCTGCGGACAACTCTTCCTATCAGTTTATTTACACTACAGATTCCCAGGGTACCACCGAACCGGATTTTGACATCTGGAACCACACCCTGCAAGAGGGGGTCAGCAAGTTCCCTGAGGCGGAGTTTATTCTGAATTCAGGAGATTTGGTAGATAACGGGGATTTGGAAGAGCAGTGGGGCTGGTTCTTCGGGAAGCCGAAGGATATTCTGGAGAACATACCGCTGGTTCCTCTGGTTGGCAATCATGAGAGCAAAAACTACAGTAATTATACCGGACATTTCAATCTGCCCAATGTTTCCAATACCGGTGCTAAACCGGATGGTTCGGTATATTCATTCAATTATGGCCCGGCGCACTTCATGGTTCTGAACACAGAGTATTACGGAACAAGCTCCAATGCCTTGAATAATGAAATCTATTATAAGCAAGTGGAGTGGCTGCGCAGTGAGGTGGCAAAGTCAGATAAGAAATGGAAAATTGTGCTGCTGCATAAATCCCCATATTCAGTAGCCAATCACACCAATGATAAGGATGTTCTATTCTATCGTTCTGAATTGACGAAAGTCTTCGATGAGCTTGGCATCGATATGGTTATTGGCGGACATGATCATACGTACGCCAGAAGCTATCAGATGCTGAACAATGTACCTTTAACAGACGTTGTTCCGGATTCAGCAGGTAAGGTTACAGACCCTGATGGGACGCTCTATCTGATTACCAATGCCGCAGGCAACAAGAAATATAACGTTGCTTCGGGACCTTTCCCTTTTGCAGCTAAATACGGGCAGCCCGGCAAGGAAATGTTCACAGGGTTCACCGTTACAGAGAACGAATTAAGCTATAAGGCTTATACTACAACAACCGGAGGAACTACAGACCTCTACGACGAATACAGCATTCATAAATCGGATGCAGCCGTTCCCGGCGTCCGGAATGCGCAGATGGTTGCAGGCGCAGACGGCAAGATCACATTGACCTGGGAGGCCCCTGATACGGAGCTGCCGGTATCGGGTTACCGTGTCTATGAGCAGAATGATCTCCTTGGAGCCAACTGGAATACGTTAGTGTCTACTGAATCCGGGAAAACCGCCTACAGCTATACGGTAGACAACTCAGATCCTGCACAGAATTACCAATTTGTTATTAAAGCGGTAAGCGGCCGAAATCATTCAGAAGCGGTTATTGCCGGCCAGCCAGCCGTGAGTAAAGTGACCGTTACCTTCCATGGGGATCCCCTCAGTTCAAAGGGCTTCACTTGGTATACACCACTGATCTCGAAGAAAAGCGACTTGCAAGTGGTAGAGTTAACCCAGGATACACCTGATTTTACCAACGCAAAATCATTCAGCGGTCGTTCTGCCGTTTCTACCAATGCCAAGGAAGAGATGGTGCACAAGGCGGAAGCTACGGGGCTGAAGGCCGACACCTCCTATTATTTCCGCGTGGGCGACAAGTCGCTGGGAATCTGGAGCGCGGCTGGCACCTTCCGAACAGCACCTGAATCGGGGGCATTTACATTCGTTGACCTTGCGGATACACAGGCGAAGTCTGAGGATGAAGCGATTTTGTCGTCACAGACCCTTGCCAAAGCTCTGGCAACGGTGCCGGACGCACATTTTGTAGTTCATAACGGAGATATTGTAGATACTGGAACCAAAGAAACGCAATGGGACTGGCTGCTGGGTCATTCTCAGAACAGTCTGCTCCATACCACAATAGCCCCTTCTGCGGGCAATCATGAGGATGAAGCCAATGCGTTCTATGAGCATTTTAATATTCAGGAGGCACCAGGATCGGCGACCGAAACCGGAGCCTATTATTCTTATGATTACAGCAATGCCCATTTCGTAGTACTGAACAGCAACGAAGATTCCGATTTGTATGCCAATTTCAGTGCAGACCAGGTAGAATGGCTCAAAGCAGATGTGCAGTCGGCCCAAAAAGCCGGTGCCCGCTGGATTATTGTCAACATTCATAAAGGTCCTTATACAACCTCCAATCACGCTACCGACAAAGATATTATCGGCGCCAACGGGGTAAGAACGAAAATTGCGCCGCTTATGGCGGAGCTTGGCATCGATTTTGTATTGCAGGGACATGATCATATCTATGCACGTACCAAACCAATCAAAGCAGATGGAACCGCTGCAGCCACGCAGAAAATCACCGAGACCTTGAATGGTTCAACCGTGGAATACACGGTGAATCCGGATGGCTCGATCTATCTGATTCCAGCCACAGCCGGGGCAAAGGTGTATTACAAGAACCAGAAACCAGAGCTGGGAAAAGCCTATTACGATCTCTTTGAAGCTGCTGACGAAAACCATGCTGCACCGTACGGGCCGGACCCGAGCGACAGCTCGCGTCCGAAGCGTGGACAGATCCAGAACTTCGTGGGCATTACGGTCAATGGTGACAAGCTGACTGCAGTGTCCTATGAAATAGACCAGAACAAGAACGATGCAAAACCTTACATTATTGAGCAGTTCGGCATCATCAAGAAGAAGAGCGACGGGGGAGGGACACCGACACCGGAGGTACCAACTCCGGCACCGGCTACACCGACGCCTGCTCCTGCTGCGCCAACACCAACGCCGACGGCAACACCGGTACCTGGCGGTTCAACTGGATGGACACCGGTTTCCACACCGGCGCCGACACCTACACCTACACCGACACCGTCTGCTTCTCCAACACCGGCACCGACAGCTGCTGTCCCATCGTCTTCACCAGCCGGCAGCGTAGACCGTCCGTCGACGAATCCAGTACTAACGGATATAGGCACTCATTGGGCGGCTTCGGCTATTCAAAAAGCGCTTGAAGCCGGCTTTGTCAACGGGTATGCCGACAATACCTTCCGTCCGAACCGGGAGGTGAACCGGGCTGAATTCATCACGATGCTTGCCCGTGCGCTGAAGCTTCCGGATAATAGCAGCACTGGAGCTTTTAAAGATATGGATAAAATCCCGGTGTGGGCCAGACCCTATGCGGCACAAGCCGTCTCAGCTGGAATTGTCAGCGGATATGCTGACGGAACCTTCCGGCCGGAGCAGAAGCTGACCCGTTCAGAATTGACTGTGATGATTGTAAGGGCTCTGGGAATAAAGGTAGATACGCAAGCCAAGCTAACCTTTACTGATGCCGGCGATGTCCCTAAATGGGCAGCCCCTTATATAGCAGCCGCCGTAGATAAATCTCTGGTAAATGGCACCGGCCAGAACAAGTTTGCCCCCCACCGGGTTGCCACGCGGGCGGAAGCGGTGACCTTAATCGTAAATCTGCTGGAGAATCCGATAGAATAA
- a CDS encoding RNA-guided endonuclease InsQ/TnpB family protein — protein sequence MSDSTMMYRTHQVWIKPGHRLFTYLNEACQNARNLYNTTNFYIRQVFTSFGRNEPLQPLQQQVMNTLETRLEAMNERRSFQNRSRLFELPSQENPFVSYPFLDALFKVMDQPDYRALPTQSSQSIMKVVFQNWNGFFASMKDYRKHPEKYTGKPNIPGYARSPVKEVVFSNQDCVIKERKFLKLPKTRLQLNIGKLGRAHGQLKQVRVVPSHGHYVVELIFACPMEEKEAAQENVLDVKPSDLLVDVNRSDYLMAIDLGVDNLATIVTTTGSKPMIVKGKIVKAINQYYNKMKAHYTGILRQGKEPREGLHTSKRMERLHRKRYLRIKDLFHKASHRLVRLAVEKRIGTIVIGHNDRWKQSSAIGRRNNQSFCHIPHQMLIRMIQYKAAEQGIAVILTEEAYTSKASFLDHDPLPRYGEEGTWTFSGKRIHRGLYRSNKGFIHADVNGAPNIMRKVFPNVVAKSTDGIEELDGNQSVNVSTPLVLSILK from the coding sequence ATGTCGGATTCAACGATGATGTACAGGACCCATCAAGTATGGATCAAACCGGGCCATCGGTTGTTTACGTACCTAAATGAAGCGTGTCAGAACGCCAGAAATCTGTACAATACGACCAACTTTTACATCCGGCAAGTGTTTACTTCTTTTGGACGAAATGAGCCCCTTCAGCCATTGCAACAACAAGTGATGAACACACTGGAAACAAGGCTCGAAGCAATGAATGAAAGACGGAGCTTTCAAAATCGTTCCCGCCTGTTCGAGCTGCCTTCACAGGAGAATCCCTTTGTGTCCTACCCCTTTCTGGACGCGTTGTTCAAAGTGATGGATCAACCCGATTATCGCGCACTTCCTACGCAGAGCAGTCAAAGCATCATGAAGGTGGTGTTTCAAAACTGGAACGGCTTCTTCGCGAGCATGAAGGATTATCGTAAACATCCGGAGAAGTACACCGGCAAACCGAATATACCGGGTTACGCTCGCAGTCCGGTGAAAGAAGTGGTGTTCTCCAATCAGGATTGCGTGATCAAAGAACGGAAGTTTCTTAAGCTTCCCAAGACCAGGCTACAGCTTAACATCGGCAAGCTGGGCCGTGCCCACGGACAACTGAAACAGGTACGTGTAGTGCCCAGCCATGGACACTATGTCGTCGAATTGATCTTCGCTTGTCCAATGGAAGAGAAGGAAGCCGCGCAAGAAAACGTGCTAGACGTCAAACCTTCTGATTTACTTGTGGACGTGAATCGTTCTGATTACCTTATGGCCATTGATTTGGGTGTAGACAATCTTGCAACCATCGTCACGACAACGGGTTCGAAGCCGATGATCGTGAAGGGCAAGATCGTCAAAGCGATCAACCAGTATTACAACAAGATGAAAGCGCACTATACCGGAATTCTTCGTCAAGGCAAGGAACCGAGAGAAGGGTTACACACCTCCAAACGGATGGAACGTCTGCATCGGAAACGCTACCTCCGGATCAAAGACTTGTTTCACAAAGCCAGTCATCGCCTGGTTAGGTTGGCCGTGGAAAAACGCATCGGCACGATCGTCATCGGGCATAACGATAGATGGAAGCAATCATCGGCGATCGGACGGCGAAACAATCAGTCGTTCTGCCACATCCCACACCAGATGCTGATCCGCATGATCCAGTATAAGGCGGCTGAACAGGGAATAGCGGTCATACTGACGGAAGAAGCATACACGTCGAAAGCCAGCTTTCTGGATCACGATCCCTTGCCGCGTTATGGCGAAGAGGGGACATGGACGTTTTCCGGCAAGCGAATTCATCGCGGGCTTTATCGAAGTAATAAAGGGTTCATCCATGCCGATGTAAACGGCGCTCCCAACATTATGCGCAAAGTATTCCCAAACGTAGTTGCCAAGAGTACGGATGGGATAGAGGAGTTGGACGGTAACCAGTCCGTCAACGTGTCAACTCCCCTGGTGTTAAGTATCCTGAAATAA
- a CDS encoding DUF6809 family protein: MASLLDQLYHGNLRPDEKAVPNDPQYRHISRKTSETLEAWRKRHSEEEFNELEVLLELYSQTHGMELASSFTYGFRLGAGLMVEVLIRKEELADKLSSFPD, from the coding sequence ATGGCGAGCCTGTTAGACCAGCTATATCACGGCAATCTGCGTCCTGATGAAAAGGCTGTACCCAATGATCCGCAGTACCGCCATATAAGCCGCAAAACATCCGAAACCTTGGAGGCATGGAGGAAGCGGCATTCCGAAGAGGAGTTCAATGAGCTTGAGGTATTGTTGGAGTTATATAGTCAAACCCATGGAATGGAGCTGGCCTCCTCTTTTACCTATGGATTTCGCTTGGGGGCAGGCCTCATGGTCGAGGTCTTAATTAGAAAAGAAGAGCTTGCCGACAAGCTGAGCAGCTTTCCCGACTAA
- a CDS encoding DUF6097 family protein, which yields MNVGRTLLRTMEFSQQLDLLHKHITYSELPVQKSDSFDKQCMLLEQYLGENTFQTTYKKMNRVNILSGLFALPVLLIVAAAFIYGRYIDRDYDVFGFFMDHPVLYLVPAALIVVTLVLAVFHSVLRRKLYGRIYPELTRKLQMNASSGVSLSGR from the coding sequence ATGAATGTGGGAAGAACTCTCCTGCGGACGATGGAGTTCAGCCAGCAGTTGGATTTGCTGCACAAGCATATTACGTACAGCGAGCTGCCGGTGCAAAAAAGCGATTCCTTCGACAAGCAGTGCATGCTGCTCGAACAATATCTCGGCGAAAATACTTTTCAAACTACTTACAAGAAAATGAACAGGGTTAATATCCTGTCCGGTTTGTTCGCCCTGCCAGTGCTGCTGATTGTGGCCGCTGCATTTATCTATGGACGCTATATCGACCGGGACTACGATGTTTTCGGATTTTTCATGGACCATCCCGTCTTGTATCTGGTACCCGCCGCGCTGATCGTAGTGACCCTGGTGCTGGCCGTGTTTCATTCGGTGCTGCGGCGGAAGCTGTATGGCCGTATCTACCCGGAGCTGACAAGAAAACTACAGATGAATGCCTCCAGTGGAGTATCTCTATCTGGACGATAA
- a CDS encoding YceI family protein: protein MSNVNWEVDQDHSSVEFSVAHLMINRIKGVFGQFQASLSFDPNDLTTMGIQASIDANSITTRQPQRDEHLRSGDFLDAARYPTIAFQTTGCIPAGERQYELEGNLTLHGVTKPVTFHTVFEGLNKDPRGRERAGLYSTASIERNEFGLTFNSPLETGGMIVGNEVRIELYIEAIKIE from the coding sequence GTGAGCAATGTCAATTGGGAAGTGGATCAGGACCACAGCTCCGTCGAATTTTCGGTGGCGCATTTAATGATTAATCGAATCAAAGGCGTATTCGGGCAATTTCAAGCAAGCTTGAGCTTTGACCCCAATGATCTAACAACGATGGGTATACAGGCGTCCATAGATGCCAATAGTATCACAACCCGCCAGCCGCAGCGGGATGAGCACCTGAGGAGCGGCGACTTCCTGGATGCAGCCAGGTATCCAACCATTGCGTTTCAAACCACCGGCTGCATCCCTGCTGGAGAACGGCAATATGAACTTGAAGGCAATTTGACGCTGCATGGAGTAACGAAGCCGGTCACTTTTCATACCGTTTTTGAAGGACTAAACAAAGATCCTCGCGGCCGGGAACGTGCAGGATTGTATTCAACAGCTAGTATTGAACGCAATGAATTTGGTTTGACCTTTAACTCGCCGCTGGAAACTGGCGGCATGATCGTCGGAAATGAGGTGAGGATTGAGCTTTATATCGAGGCAATAAAAATAGAATAA
- a CDS encoding copper amine oxidase N-terminal domain-containing protein encodes MEKHLKTSVIGWLTASLLIAGSALPTGTASAASSAIEIRINNRFADTDVAPYITNGTTMVPLQVTQQIPGSSVQWNNASKTVTLTRDGETITLVAGQETAKIGNKEVKLEAASTLKQGRVMVPLRFIAESTGAYVLWNPKQRIVFVAKSSEELKKQFASSNLAEARTAALKFPVVSSLKALDITPSEVGGNQGYYFPEGKADQFFLTGGNSISYYEVVGNHSEEKWTATFDSVKASSGLFFLPLKITNQDGELPKITSRVVFFEFMGHVGQAKYGFVEPNGEVKTLGTKEMNLNQFFDIPEENKS; translated from the coding sequence ATGGAAAAGCATTTGAAAACGAGCGTCATCGGATGGCTCACCGCGTCCCTGCTGATCGCAGGAAGTGCCCTACCTACAGGAACGGCTTCCGCAGCTTCCTCAGCCATCGAAATTAGGATAAATAATCGTTTCGCGGATACGGATGTAGCTCCGTATATTACCAATGGAACAACCATGGTTCCTTTGCAGGTGACCCAACAAATACCCGGCAGCTCGGTACAATGGAATAACGCGTCCAAGACCGTCACTCTTACCCGGGACGGGGAAACCATCACCTTAGTGGCGGGTCAGGAAACAGCAAAGATCGGGAATAAAGAAGTGAAATTGGAAGCGGCCTCTACCCTAAAACAAGGCCGTGTTATGGTTCCCTTGCGCTTTATCGCGGAATCGACGGGGGCGTATGTCCTGTGGAATCCTAAACAGCGGATCGTGTTCGTCGCCAAATCCAGTGAGGAACTAAAGAAACAATTTGCATCGTCCAATCTGGCCGAAGCCCGAACCGCAGCGCTGAAATTTCCTGTGGTTAGCTCGTTGAAAGCCTTGGACATTACTCCTAGCGAAGTAGGAGGTAATCAAGGTTATTATTTCCCGGAAGGAAAAGCGGACCAATTTTTCTTGACTGGAGGCAACAGCATTTCATATTACGAAGTTGTGGGAAACCACAGCGAGGAAAAATGGACGGCCACCTTTGATTCGGTTAAAGCGTCCAGCGGCCTGTTCTTTTTGCCTCTAAAAATCACCAACCAGGACGGCGAACTTCCAAAAATCACGAGTCGTGTAGTTTTTTTTGAATTCATGGGTCATGTCGGACAAGCCAAATACGGGTTCGTTGAGCCTAACGGAGAAGTCAAGACCCTGGGGACAAAGGAAATGAATTTAAATCAGTTTTTTGACATACCGGAAGAGAACAAATCTTAA